In a genomic window of uncultured Flavobacterium sp.:
- a CDS encoding heavy-metal-associated domain-containing protein: MKNILLIALVTFLGFSAQAQTKKNKNLKYTTEVNGNCEQCKKRIEKAAFGVPGVKTASWDISSHQLTVILNEEKSSPADLNKAIAKVGHDTKEVKATESDYANLHSCCKYVREE, from the coding sequence ATGAAAAATATACTTTTAATCGCATTAGTTACTTTTTTAGGATTTTCGGCACAAGCCCAAACTAAGAAAAACAAGAATTTGAAATATACTACAGAAGTAAATGGTAATTGTGAGCAATGTAAAAAACGTATCGAAAAAGCTGCGTTTGGTGTTCCCGGAGTTAAAACGGCAAGTTGGGATATAAGTTCACATCAATTAACGGTAATTCTAAACGAAGAAAAATCGTCGCCAGCAGATTTAAACAAAGCAATTGCCAAAGTAGGGCATGATACTAAAGAAGTTAAAGCAACGGAATCTGATTATGCTAATTTGCATTCATGTTGTAAATATGTAAGGGAAGAATAA
- a CDS encoding energy transducer TonB, with translation MKLILRVFFFLLISTKLFSQTPTAVSKLVYLDSMWAETTEEKHQYTRLILEYYSEKKIYIFKDFYKSKALKMISSSSDKDVIRKEGQTIYYYESGNKESSVFYSNGKKIGKEYNWYDNGNLKSELEYFENKDKKEDYKINNYWNLQKERKVADGNGDYEDVDENGYEEGGKIKDGVPDGIWKGKSLKQKYTFVENYKNGKLISGITTDSLNIEHPYDIVYQPPTPKKGIDSFYKFVGQNLHIPQEARGKIAGKIHLSFIVDKNGKLVEPTILKGIGHGLDESAINVITFAKNWNPGIKRGMSVRVKYTLPITIAKNTP, from the coding sequence ATGAAACTAATTTTACGCGTTTTCTTTTTCCTCTTAATTTCAACAAAGCTATTTTCTCAGACGCCAACAGCAGTAAGCAAACTAGTTTATTTAGATTCGATGTGGGCAGAAACCACTGAAGAAAAACATCAATATACAAGATTGATTCTGGAATACTACTCAGAAAAAAAGATTTACATTTTTAAAGATTTTTACAAGTCTAAAGCTTTAAAAATGATTAGTTCTTCGTCAGACAAAGACGTTATACGTAAAGAAGGACAAACCATCTACTATTATGAAAGTGGAAATAAAGAATCATCTGTTTTTTATTCGAATGGAAAAAAAATTGGAAAAGAATATAATTGGTATGATAACGGAAATTTAAAATCTGAACTTGAATATTTCGAAAACAAGGACAAAAAAGAAGATTATAAAATTAATAATTATTGGAATCTTCAAAAAGAGCGAAAAGTAGCAGACGGAAATGGCGACTATGAAGATGTAGATGAAAATGGTTATGAAGAAGGCGGTAAAATAAAAGATGGAGTTCCTGATGGTATCTGGAAAGGAAAAAGTTTAAAACAGAAGTACACTTTCGTTGAAAATTATAAAAACGGTAAATTAATCTCTGGGATAACTACAGATTCTTTAAATATAGAACACCCTTACGATATTGTTTATCAACCTCCGACTCCAAAAAAGGGCATCGATTCTTTTTATAAATTTGTTGGACAAAACCTTCACATCCCTCAAGAAGCAAGAGGTAAAATTGCTGGAAAGATACATCTGTCTTTTATAGTAGATAAAAATGGTAAATTGGTTGAACCAACAATTCTAAAAGGAATTGGTCATGGATTGGACGAAAGTGCTATTAATGTAATCACATTTGCTAAAAACTGGAATCCAGGGATAAAAAGAGGAATGTCGGTACGGGTTAAATATACATTACCTATTACAATTGCAAAAAACACCCCATAA
- the rpsO gene encoding 30S ribosomal protein S15: protein MYLSKEKKEEIFAQHGGATNTGSAEGQIALFTYRISHLTEHLKKNRHDYNTERSLVLLVGKRRALLDYLKKKEINRYREIIKVLNIRK, encoded by the coding sequence ATGTATTTAAGTAAAGAGAAAAAAGAAGAGATTTTCGCACAACACGGTGGTGCAACAAACACTGGAAGCGCAGAAGGTCAGATTGCATTGTTCACGTACAGAATTTCACACTTGACTGAACACTTGAAAAAAAATCGTCACGATTACAACACTGAGCGTTCACTTGTACTATTAGTAGGTAAAAGAAGAGCTTTGTTGGATTACTTGAAAAAGAAAGAGATCAACAGATATCGTGAGATTATCAAAGTATTGAATATCAGAAAATAA
- a CDS encoding VTT domain-containing protein, with protein sequence MNNFDWTQLVNPEFYITLSIGGFQIGLYIVLFIVFAETGLFAGFFLPGDSLLFLAGIYSRDLIENVIHIPGDFINVFLLSFLVAVMGVLGNMTGYWFGAKSGYYLFKKEDTFWFKKKYLLQSKDFFEKYGGKAIIYARFLPIFRTFAPIIAGIVSMDKKKFMFFNILSSFLWSFILIFSGHYLYGVFLKQGIDLKEHIEYIIIIIIIISTFPVLLKLMKKRPSENV encoded by the coding sequence ATGAATAATTTTGATTGGACTCAATTAGTCAACCCTGAATTTTATATTACCTTAAGTATTGGCGGTTTTCAAATTGGTTTATATATTGTTTTGTTTATCGTTTTTGCCGAAACAGGACTTTTTGCAGGTTTTTTTCTACCAGGAGATAGTTTGCTTTTTTTGGCAGGTATTTACAGTCGTGATTTAATTGAAAATGTGATACACATTCCAGGTGATTTTATTAATGTATTCTTGCTTTCGTTTCTGGTTGCAGTTATGGGAGTCTTAGGAAATATGACAGGTTACTGGTTTGGAGCCAAAAGTGGTTACTATTTATTTAAAAAAGAAGATACTTTCTGGTTTAAAAAGAAATACCTGCTTCAATCGAAAGATTTCTTTGAAAAATATGGAGGAAAAGCAATTATTTATGCGCGTTTCTTACCAATTTTCAGAACTTTTGCACCAATCATCGCAGGAATAGTTTCTATGGATAAAAAGAAGTTTATGTTCTTCAATATATTAAGTTCATTTTTATGGTCTTTTATATTGATCTTTTCAGGACATTATTTATATGGAGTATTTTTGAAACAAGGAATCGATTTAAAAGAACACATAGAATACATTATTATAATTATTATAATTATATCTACATTTCCGGTTCTTCTTAAGCTTATGAAGAAAAGACCAAGTGAAAATGTATAA
- the xrtF gene encoding exosortase family protein XrtF — protein MRKYLIQFKPFLIFIGTFFVTYIVLTFIYKCYLDSFQVSDVDGITKAVARNVEQLMKLFNCDIIVDKKWSDSWLDVFYNYRYMTRIIEGCNAVSVVILFVSFVVAFSGKFKQTFLFILFGVLLIYIFNVIRIALLVVLMYHFPEYAHFLHSVFFPLVIYGLVFVLWVIWINKFSKYAR, from the coding sequence TTGAGAAAATATTTAATACAGTTCAAACCCTTCCTGATTTTTATAGGTACTTTTTTTGTTACCTATATTGTGCTTACCTTTATTTATAAGTGCTATTTGGATAGTTTTCAAGTGAGTGACGTTGACGGAATTACAAAAGCTGTAGCTCGCAATGTTGAACAATTAATGAAATTGTTCAATTGTGATATTATAGTAGATAAAAAATGGTCAGATTCCTGGTTGGATGTTTTTTATAATTATAGATATATGACACGAATCATTGAAGGTTGCAATGCTGTTAGTGTCGTTATTTTGTTTGTTTCGTTTGTTGTGGCTTTCTCAGGAAAATTTAAACAAACGTTTCTTTTCATCTTATTTGGAGTTCTGCTGATCTATATTTTTAATGTTATCCGAATTGCATTATTAGTGGTTCTGATGTATCATTTTCCTGAATACGCACATTTTTTACATAGCGTCTTTTTCCCTTTAGTTATATATGGGTTAGTATTTGTTTTATGGGTTATTTGGATTAATAAATTTTCAAAATATGCTAGATAA
- a CDS encoding TonB-dependent receptor: MQKNIVLFCMILFSVAAFSQEDLQEVKITKKQKGIKKSYTLTSNTSVITSKELLKAACCNLAESFETNPSIDVNFSDALTGTKQIKMLGLTSPYLMITEENIPSVRGASQAYGLSFTPGTWIESVQITKGAGSVINGYESISGQINTELLKPLNDIPFFLNVYGSTDARFEVNTHFNKKLSDKWATSLFVHGNARVAKNDMNNDGFLDNPLGKQINVLNRYQYYDAESGLVSFINFRYMNDKKQTGEVDFDKDRDRGTTNHWGSEINTERFDVSTKIGYVFKDMPYQSIGFQNAFNSHNQNSYFGLNLYDIKQNSFYSNLIFNSIINNTMHKFSTGLNFTYDQYQEFVNVTDYSRIDNSVGAFFEYTYDNTDNFSLILGGRVDNHNRLGFFVTPRLHVRYNPWKDGVIRFSAGRGKRSANIFAENQQLFASSRTFSILDNGGKIYGLNPEIAWNYGISFSQKFKIFNKNAEAGFDFYRTDFQNQAVVDLMQSPQEVLFYNLKGSSFANSFQFEFNYELIHNLNLRTAYKYYDIQTDYLRGTFQRPLQAKHRFLGNLEYETQLNDGKQWKFDYTFNWSGKQQLPYTASNPVEDQFPDFSPSYAVMNMQVTRVISPVFEVYVGGENIGNYKQQKAILGAEDPFGPNFDASVAYAPIFGQMYYAGLRFKIK; this comes from the coding sequence ATGCAAAAAAATATCGTGCTTTTTTGTATGATTTTATTTTCTGTTGCTGCTTTTTCACAAGAAGATTTACAGGAAGTTAAGATCACAAAGAAGCAAAAAGGAATAAAAAAATCTTATACCCTTACCTCAAATACATCCGTAATTACAAGTAAAGAATTGCTTAAAGCGGCATGTTGTAATTTGGCCGAAAGTTTCGAAACAAATCCCTCAATCGATGTCAATTTCTCTGATGCTTTGACAGGAACGAAACAAATAAAAATGTTGGGACTTACAAGCCCATATCTAATGATTACCGAGGAAAATATTCCTTCGGTTCGTGGGGCTTCTCAAGCTTATGGATTGTCATTTACTCCCGGAACCTGGATCGAAAGCGTTCAGATTACTAAAGGAGCCGGAAGCGTAATCAATGGTTACGAAAGTATTTCGGGACAAATTAATACAGAGCTTTTAAAACCATTAAATGACATTCCGTTCTTTTTGAATGTTTATGGTTCTACCGATGCAAGATTTGAAGTAAATACACATTTCAATAAAAAACTATCTGATAAATGGGCGACAAGTTTGTTTGTTCATGGAAATGCCCGTGTCGCAAAAAACGATATGAATAACGATGGTTTTCTGGATAATCCTTTAGGGAAACAAATCAACGTTTTGAACCGTTATCAATATTATGATGCCGAAAGTGGTTTGGTGAGTTTTATCAATTTTAGATATATGAATGATAAAAAACAAACCGGAGAAGTTGATTTTGATAAAGACAGAGATCGCGGAACAACGAATCATTGGGGTTCAGAAATCAACACAGAACGTTTTGATGTTTCGACAAAAATAGGATACGTTTTTAAAGATATGCCGTATCAAAGTATCGGTTTTCAGAATGCTTTTAATAGTCATAATCAAAACTCTTATTTTGGTTTGAATTTGTATGATATTAAGCAAAATAGTTTCTATTCGAATTTAATTTTCAATTCGATTATAAATAATACCATGCATAAGTTCTCGACAGGTTTGAACTTTACGTATGATCAATATCAGGAATTTGTGAACGTAACTGATTATAGCCGAATTGATAATTCAGTTGGAGCGTTCTTCGAATATACATATGATAATACAGATAACTTTAGCTTGATTCTTGGAGGACGAGTTGACAATCATAATCGTTTAGGTTTTTTTGTTACACCGCGTTTACACGTGAGATATAATCCGTGGAAAGATGGAGTTATCCGATTTTCTGCGGGAAGAGGAAAACGTTCGGCTAATATTTTTGCTGAGAATCAACAGCTTTTTGCAAGTTCCAGAACATTTTCTATTTTAGATAATGGCGGGAAAATTTATGGATTGAATCCTGAAATCGCCTGGAATTACGGCATTAGTTTTTCTCAGAAATTTAAAATTTTCAATAAAAATGCCGAAGCTGGATTTGATTTCTATAGAACCGATTTTCAAAATCAGGCTGTTGTAGATTTAATGCAAAGTCCGCAAGAAGTTTTGTTTTATAATCTAAAAGGAAGTTCATTTGCGAATAGTTTTCAGTTTGAATTCAATTATGAGTTGATTCATAATTTGAATTTGAGAACTGCTTATAAATATTATGACATTCAAACCGATTATTTAAGAGGAACTTTTCAGCGTCCGTTGCAGGCAAAACATCGTTTTTTAGGAAATCTGGAATACGAAACTCAACTGAACGATGGAAAACAATGGAAGTTTGATTATACTTTTAACTGGTCAGGAAAACAACAATTACCATATACGGCATCAAATCCTGTAGAAGATCAGTTTCCGGATTTTTCGCCATCTTATGCCGTTATGAATATGCAGGTTACAAGAGTAATTTCGCCTGTTTTTGAAGTGTATGTTGGAGGAGAAAATATTGGAAATTATAAACAACAGAAAGCAATTTTGGGTGCCGAAGATCCATTTGGACCTAATTTTGATGCTTCTGTTGCATATGCGCCAATTTTTGGACAAATGTATTATGCAGGATTACGATTTAAAATAAAATAA
- a CDS encoding exosortase F system-associated protein — MLDNIKEHKLKILVSILVVFCFGVIRQFEDQLFYDPFLNYFTKFDFKNLPFPKVDSFKLFIGLFLRYILNSILSLVLIYTLFQDKEILKFSTYMYGFFLVLLFVMFFMIIEYFPGANWLLFYVRRFIIQPIFVLLFIPAFYYQQQNLKK, encoded by the coding sequence ATGCTAGATAATATAAAGGAACACAAATTAAAAATTCTGGTTTCGATTCTGGTTGTGTTTTGTTTTGGAGTTATCAGACAGTTTGAAGATCAATTGTTTTACGATCCTTTTTTGAATTACTTTACTAAATTTGATTTTAAAAATTTGCCTTTTCCTAAAGTTGATTCTTTTAAGCTTTTTATAGGGCTTTTTCTGCGATATATTCTAAATAGTATTTTGTCTTTAGTATTAATCTATACATTATTTCAGGATAAAGAAATTCTGAAATTCAGTACCTATATGTATGGTTTTTTTCTGGTGCTTCTGTTTGTAATGTTTTTTATGATTATCGAATATTTTCCAGGTGCAAACTGGCTTCTTTTTTATGTAAGACGATTTATTATTCAGCCCATATTTGTATTGTTGTTTATTCCTGCGTTTTATTATCAGCAACAAAATCTTAAAAAATAA
- a CDS encoding polyribonucleotide nucleotidyltransferase, translating to MIPQLFVEKIDLGDGRSITIETGRLAKQADGSVVVRMGDTMILATAVSARSANPAVDFLPLTVDYREKFAAAGRFPGGFFKREARPSDSEVLTMRLVDRVLRPLFPDDYHAETQVMIQLMSHDETVMPDALAGLAASAALAVSDIPFYNLISEVRVARIDGKFVINPSREDLDKSDIDMMIGASMDSVAMVEGEMKEISEAEMVEAIKFAHEAIKVQIQAQLRLQAAFGKKEIRTYEGEKENEEIYKKVKAAAYDKIYDIAKVGSAKHERSAAFAEVKEEVKALFTEEELAADGDLVSKYFYKTNKEAVRNVVLELGVRLDGRKTTDIRPIWCETDYLPRVHGSSLFTRGETQALATVTLGTSREANQIDSPSEQGEEKFYLHYNFPPFSTGEAKPLRGTSRREVGHGNLAQRALKNMIPADCPYTIRIVSEVLESNGSSSMATVCAGTMALMDAGVQMVKPVSGIAMGLITDGEKFAVLSDILGDEDHLGDMDFKVTGTADGITACQMDIKIDGLRYDIMEQALGQAREGRLHILGKLTETIAAPRADVKAHAPKIITRTIPGNFIGALIGPGGKVIQELQKATGTTIVINEVDEQGVIEILGTDPAGIEAVLAKIKSITFKPQMGEAYEVKVIKMLDFGAVVEYTAAPGNEVLLHVSELAWERTENVTDVVNMGDVFEVKYLGVDPKTKKEKVSRKALLQRPPREEKKE from the coding sequence ATGATTCCACAATTATTTGTAGAAAAAATCGATTTAGGTGATGGCAGAAGCATCACAATCGAGACAGGACGTTTAGCTAAACAAGCTGATGGTTCTGTAGTAGTAAGAATGGGCGACACGATGATACTTGCGACAGCAGTTTCAGCTCGTAGCGCTAACCCAGCGGTAGACTTTTTACCATTAACGGTAGATTACCGCGAAAAATTTGCAGCAGCTGGTCGTTTTCCAGGTGGTTTCTTCAAGAGAGAAGCGCGCCCAAGCGATAGTGAAGTATTAACAATGAGATTAGTAGACCGTGTTTTACGTCCGCTTTTCCCAGACGATTACCATGCTGAAACACAAGTTATGATTCAATTAATGTCTCATGACGAAACTGTTATGCCTGATGCTTTAGCTGGTTTAGCTGCATCTGCTGCATTAGCTGTTTCAGATATTCCTTTTTACAACTTAATTTCTGAAGTACGTGTTGCACGTATCGACGGGAAATTTGTTATTAACCCAAGCAGAGAAGATTTAGACAAATCTGACATCGACATGATGATTGGTGCTTCTATGGATTCTGTAGCAATGGTTGAAGGAGAGATGAAAGAAATTTCAGAGGCAGAAATGGTAGAAGCTATCAAATTTGCTCACGAAGCTATAAAAGTTCAAATTCAAGCGCAATTGCGTTTACAAGCTGCTTTTGGTAAAAAAGAAATTCGTACTTACGAAGGTGAGAAAGAAAACGAAGAAATTTACAAAAAAGTAAAAGCTGCAGCATATGATAAAATTTATGATATAGCTAAAGTTGGTTCAGCTAAACACGAAAGATCTGCTGCATTTGCTGAAGTAAAAGAAGAAGTTAAAGCTTTATTTACTGAAGAAGAATTAGCTGCTGATGGAGATTTAGTTTCTAAATATTTCTACAAAACAAACAAAGAAGCTGTTCGTAATGTAGTATTAGAATTAGGTGTTCGTTTAGATGGTAGAAAAACTACAGACATCAGACCAATCTGGTGTGAAACTGATTATTTACCAAGAGTTCACGGTTCATCTTTATTTACTCGTGGAGAAACTCAGGCTTTGGCAACTGTAACTTTAGGAACTTCAAGAGAAGCGAATCAAATCGATTCTCCATCTGAACAAGGTGAAGAGAAATTCTACTTACACTATAACTTCCCTCCTTTCTCAACTGGTGAAGCAAAACCACTAAGAGGTACTTCAAGAAGAGAAGTTGGTCACGGTAACTTAGCTCAAAGAGCTTTAAAAAATATGATTCCTGCTGATTGTCCTTACACAATTCGTATTGTTTCTGAGGTTTTAGAATCTAACGGTTCTTCTTCTATGGCAACAGTTTGTGCTGGAACAATGGCTTTGATGGACGCTGGAGTTCAAATGGTAAAACCAGTTTCTGGTATTGCTATGGGATTAATTACTGATGGTGAGAAATTTGCTGTATTGTCTGATATTTTAGGTGATGAAGATCACTTAGGAGATATGGACTTTAAAGTAACTGGAACTGCTGACGGTATTACAGCTTGTCAAATGGACATTAAAATTGATGGTTTACGTTACGACATTATGGAGCAAGCTTTAGGGCAAGCACGTGAAGGACGTTTACACATTTTAGGAAAATTGACTGAAACTATCGCTGCACCAAGAGCTGATGTAAAAGCTCATGCACCAAAAATCATTACCAGAACTATTCCTGGAAACTTTATTGGAGCATTGATTGGACCTGGCGGAAAAGTAATTCAGGAATTACAAAAAGCTACAGGAACAACTATTGTTATCAACGAAGTTGATGAGCAAGGTGTTATCGAAATCTTAGGTACAGATCCTGCTGGAATTGAAGCAGTATTGGCTAAAATTAAGTCAATCACTTTCAAACCACAAATGGGTGAAGCTTATGAAGTAAAAGTAATTAAAATGTTAGATTTTGGAGCTGTAGTTGAATATACTGCTGCACCAGGAAATGAAGTTTTATTACACGTTTCTGAATTAGCTTGGGAACGTACTGAAAATGTTACTGATGTTGTAAACATGGGTGATGTATTTGAAGTGAAATACCTAGGTGTTGATCCTAAAACTAAAAAAGAAAAAGTGTCAAGAAAAGCACTTTTACAAAGACCTCCACGTGAGGAGAAAAAAGAGTAA
- a CDS encoding GAF domain-containing protein, protein MTFQELQPKISAIVADTNTLRDEKLLAICQLLNANVEYYNWVGFYFANHENKTLHLGPYVGAETDHTVIPFGKGICGQVAESNANFVVPDVAAQDNYIACSFTVKSEIVVPLFVDGVNIGQIDIDSHVIDPFTEADERFLEFVNLEVAKLY, encoded by the coding sequence ATGACATTTCAAGAATTACAACCAAAAATAAGCGCAATTGTAGCTGACACTAATACTCTTAGAGACGAAAAACTATTAGCCATTTGCCAACTTTTAAATGCAAATGTAGAATATTATAACTGGGTTGGTTTTTATTTTGCCAATCACGAAAATAAAACTTTGCATTTAGGCCCTTATGTAGGCGCAGAAACTGATCATACTGTTATTCCGTTTGGAAAAGGAATTTGTGGTCAAGTAGCTGAAAGCAATGCCAATTTTGTGGTGCCTGACGTTGCTGCTCAGGACAATTATATCGCGTGTAGTTTTACAGTGAAATCTGAAATCGTGGTTCCTCTATTTGTTGACGGAGTAAATATTGGTCAAATCGATATTGACAGTCACGTAATCGACCCTTTTACAGAAGCTGACGAAAGATTTTTAGAGTTCGTAAATCTAGAAGTTGCCAAATTGTACTAA